A section of the Lusitaniella coriacea LEGE 07157 genome encodes:
- a CDS encoding HNH endonuclease has translation MTSFLEKIESNIREMRRVRIEFCRKRRQASEYQRQEFNVWRSSSEAYDLIVFQLEKLGYICPICQQDLNETNATIDHLFPLSRAYHKAMDTSNFLVMCHRCNKKKYNTPFQQWRGQLARYQKNSLDYAIQLIHGKTKLQELIGSSSEP, from the coding sequence ATGACATCCTTTTTGGAAAAAATAGAGAGTAATATTCGCGAAATGCGCCGTGTCAGAATTGAATTTTGTAGAAAGCGCAGACAAGCAAGCGAATATCAGCGCCAAGAATTTAATGTATGGCGAAGCTCTTCAGAAGCTTACGATTTGATTGTATTTCAGCTTGAAAAACTAGGTTATATATGTCCTATTTGCCAGCAGGATTTAAATGAAACCAACGCAACAATAGATCATTTATTTCCTTTGTCGAGAGCTTATCACAAAGCAATGGACACAAGTAACTTTCTTGTCATGTGCCATCGTTGCAATAAGAAAAAATATAATACTCCTTTTCAGCAGTGGCGCGGACAGCTTGCACGCTATCAAAAAAACAGTCTTGATTATGCAATTCAATTAATTCATGGGAAAACTAAACTTCAAGAGTTAATCGGGTCGTCTTCGGAACCGTAA